The Corynebacterium vitaeruminis DSM 20294 genome window below encodes:
- a CDS encoding aspartate 1-decarboxylase gives MKTFISGKIHRICVTEAELDYIGSVTIDAEIMAEANIEPYERVDVANVTNGERFTTYALPGKKGVFALNGGAARLGRPGDICIVMAYQLAESFPGAPALIIGENNEIVERLHYPLTEPRPIDGPGIDVTVQ, from the coding sequence GTGAAGACCTTCATCTCCGGCAAGATCCACCGCATCTGCGTGACCGAGGCCGAGCTCGACTACATCGGCAGCGTCACCATCGACGCCGAGATCATGGCCGAGGCGAACATCGAGCCGTACGAGCGCGTCGACGTCGCGAACGTGACCAACGGCGAGCGCTTCACCACCTACGCGCTGCCGGGCAAGAAGGGCGTGTTCGCGCTCAACGGCGGCGCCGCCCGCTTGGGCCGGCCGGGCGACATCTGCATCGTCATGGCCTACCAGCTCGCCGAGTCCTTCCCGGGCGCGCCGGCGCTCATCATCGGCGAGAACAACGAGATCGTCGAGCGCCTGCACTACCCGCTGACCGAGCCGCGCCCGATCGACGGGCCGGGCATCGACGTCACCGTTCAGTAG